The Streptomyces aurantiacus genome includes a region encoding these proteins:
- a CDS encoding alpha/beta hydrolase family protein: MSRRTSGPWARRRRRVLVWGAVVVLLVSAGLGGVALWQNTYALREERVTVRHDGRLLDGVLATPANGAGPFGLVVFVHGDGPVDATHETFYRPVWESFAKAGYASLSFSKPGVGASEGNWLDQSMDDRADETLAAIAWARTRPGIDGRRIGLWGASQAGWVLPKIAARDRAVRFVIAVSPAVDWQQQGRYNLLAELRKNGASPDKTETALRRRETTLDLLRQGATFEQYRNAVGHNDGMTAERWRFIARNYRSNATEDLHAMRGTPTLLVLAGHDVNVDVADTEAAYRRVLPPASLTVRHYPDAAHSLVDNAVENSGPRLTLTAVFAPRRLYAAGFLAEQHRFVEQLTDRRGTE, translated from the coding sequence ATGAGCCGACGAACAAGTGGGCCGTGGGCGCGGCGTCGCCGGCGCGTCCTGGTGTGGGGCGCGGTCGTGGTTCTGCTGGTGAGCGCGGGGCTCGGCGGTGTCGCGCTCTGGCAGAACACCTACGCGCTACGGGAGGAGCGCGTCACCGTCCGGCATGACGGCCGCCTGCTGGACGGCGTCCTTGCCACGCCCGCGAACGGCGCCGGTCCGTTCGGCCTGGTGGTTTTCGTGCACGGGGACGGGCCCGTCGACGCCACGCACGAGACCTTCTACCGGCCCGTGTGGGAGTCGTTCGCGAAGGCCGGCTACGCCTCGCTCTCCTTCAGCAAGCCGGGCGTCGGCGCCTCCGAGGGCAACTGGCTGGACCAGAGCATGGACGACCGTGCGGACGAGACTCTCGCCGCGATCGCCTGGGCCCGCACACGTCCCGGCATCGACGGTCGGCGCATCGGACTGTGGGGGGCCAGCCAGGCTGGGTGGGTGCTGCCCAAAATCGCAGCCCGCGACCGCGCCGTCCGGTTCGTCATCGCGGTCTCACCAGCCGTCGACTGGCAGCAGCAGGGTCGCTACAACCTCCTCGCCGAACTGCGGAAGAACGGTGCCTCCCCGGACAAGACGGAGACGGCACTGCGACGCCGCGAGACGACCCTGGACCTGCTGAGGCAGGGCGCGACCTTCGAGCAGTACCGCAACGCCGTCGGCCACAACGACGGCATGACCGCGGAACGCTGGCGGTTCATCGCCCGCAACTACCGCTCCAATGCCACCGAGGACCTGCACGCCATGCGCGGTACACCCACCCTCCTGGTGCTGGCCGGGCACGACGTCAACGTCGACGTCGCCGACACCGAGGCTGCCTACCGCCGCGTCCTGCCGCCCGCCTCACTGACGGTCCGTCACTATCCCGACGCCGCCCACTCGCTGGTCGACAACGCCGTCGAGAACTCCGGGCCGCGCCTGACCCTCACCGCAGTCTTCGCTCCCCGGCGCCTGTACGCCGCCGGGTTCCTCGCCGAACAACACCGCTTCGTCGAGCAGCTCACCGACCGCAGGGGGACCGAGTGA
- a CDS encoding GNAT family N-acetyltransferase — translation MEPTDRGHGPEVRRGVPEGSEARVAALYWEAFGRKLGTALNPPDTARAFLATHLHHDRGVVAVVDGEVAGVAGYQLGERGLLGGGARDVLSTYGAWRGLGRLALLALMERQPAKGELVMDGIAVAPEHRGEGIGSLLLREVAAVAAEHSCRRVRLDVIDVNPRARALYERHGFVAVHTEQTPYLRRMMGFGAVTTMHRAINRPPRTEGSR, via the coding sequence ATGGAGCCGACTGATCGGGGACACGGCCCGGAGGTGCGCCGGGGCGTACCCGAGGGCAGCGAAGCCCGGGTGGCCGCGCTGTACTGGGAGGCGTTCGGGCGCAAGCTCGGCACCGCGCTGAACCCGCCGGACACCGCCCGTGCCTTCCTCGCGACCCATCTCCACCACGACCGCGGGGTGGTCGCCGTGGTCGACGGCGAAGTGGCGGGCGTGGCCGGCTACCAACTCGGCGAACGCGGCCTGCTCGGCGGCGGCGCGCGCGACGTGCTGTCCACCTACGGGGCCTGGCGCGGGCTGGGCCGACTGGCGCTGCTCGCCCTGATGGAGCGACAGCCCGCCAAGGGCGAGCTGGTGATGGACGGCATCGCCGTCGCCCCAGAACACCGCGGCGAGGGCATCGGCAGCCTACTGCTGCGCGAGGTCGCGGCCGTCGCCGCCGAGCACTCCTGCCGGCGCGTCCGGCTCGACGTCATCGACGTCAACCCACGCGCCCGCGCCCTGTACGAGCGCCACGGCTTCGTCGCGGTGCACACCGAGCAGACCCCGTATCTGCGCAGGATGATGGGCTTCGGCGCCGTCACCACCATGCACCGCGCCATCAACAGGCCCCCGCGCACCGAGGGATCCCGATGA
- a CDS encoding PaaX family transcriptional regulator C-terminal domain-containing protein: MSTLPNTPTDEADGDPHLHVPTRLVVHALVREDGTVDAGELYTVAGLLGMTDQQVRLCIKRLVAEGRFTHEGRGRKALLRAVADVTDSITPNVAYVRHAYRQDHGLAAWDGVWHLFAFAIPEASRSSRDALRDTLRHLGAAPVQSGLYVSANRIEQLVEAQARRLDVAHAVTCLTSTDLRVGGLADPPALAAALWPLDDIAARHDRLAHLAQRCLDRLAQPDDLTGPEQLTMAVQLAAAFTDAMEPDPLLPPELLPQPWPGTHARRLTAACWTALARAGTHAVTGAPIPRLFVQYEELLASIPQHHT, encoded by the coding sequence ATGAGCACGCTCCCGAACACCCCGACGGACGAAGCGGACGGCGACCCTCACCTGCACGTCCCCACCCGGCTGGTCGTCCACGCCCTGGTTCGCGAGGACGGCACCGTCGATGCCGGTGAGCTCTACACGGTCGCCGGCCTGCTCGGCATGACGGACCAACAGGTACGCCTCTGCATCAAACGGCTCGTCGCCGAGGGCCGTTTCACCCACGAAGGGCGCGGACGCAAGGCTCTCCTGAGGGCGGTCGCCGACGTCACCGACTCGATCACCCCCAACGTCGCCTACGTCCGCCACGCCTACCGGCAGGACCACGGGCTGGCCGCCTGGGACGGTGTCTGGCACCTGTTCGCCTTCGCCATCCCCGAAGCGAGCAGGAGCTCCCGCGACGCCCTGCGCGACACCTTGCGCCATCTCGGCGCCGCCCCGGTCCAAAGCGGCCTCTACGTCAGCGCGAACCGGATCGAGCAGCTGGTCGAAGCGCAAGCCCGCCGACTCGACGTCGCCCACGCAGTCACCTGCCTCACCAGCACCGACCTGCGCGTCGGAGGCCTGGCCGACCCGCCCGCCCTGGCCGCCGCGCTCTGGCCCCTGGACGACATCGCCGCCCGCCACGACCGCCTCGCCCACCTCGCCCAGCGCTGCCTCGACCGGCTCGCGCAGCCGGACGATCTCACCGGTCCCGAGCAGCTGACCATGGCCGTCCAGCTCGCTGCGGCCTTCACCGACGCCATGGAACCCGACCCCCTGCTGCCCCCCGAACTCCTCCCCCAGCCCTGGCCCGGCACCCACGCCCGTAGGCTCACGGCCGCCTGCTGGACCGCGCTCGCCAGGGCCGGCACCCACGCCGTCACCGGGGCCCCGATCCCCCGCCTGTTCGTCCAGTACGAGGAACTGCTCGCCTCGATCCCCCAGCACCACACCTGA
- a CDS encoding kinase produces MVGTEETRLVVLRGNSASGKSSVAAGLRERFGRGLAVVGQDNIRRIVLRERDRPGAANIGLIGLTARYALDAGFHVVVEGILYADRYGDMLTELRADHRGPTHGYYLDIPFGETLARHATKPIADDVSETQLGGWYRERDLLPGGAETVIGAHSALHETVDRIMVDTGLALLPAVDR; encoded by the coding sequence ATGGTGGGTACTGAAGAAACCCGGCTGGTCGTGCTGCGCGGCAACAGTGCCTCGGGGAAGTCGTCCGTCGCGGCCGGCCTGCGTGAGCGGTTCGGCCGCGGCCTGGCCGTGGTCGGTCAGGACAACATCCGCCGCATCGTGCTGCGCGAGCGGGACCGGCCCGGCGCCGCGAACATCGGCCTGATCGGCCTGACCGCCCGCTACGCCCTGGACGCCGGATTCCACGTCGTCGTCGAAGGAATCCTCTACGCCGACCGCTACGGCGACATGCTCACAGAGCTACGTGCCGACCACCGCGGCCCGACTCACGGTTACTACCTGGACATCCCGTTCGGCGAGACCCTCGCCCGGCACGCCACCAAGCCGATCGCCGACGACGTCAGCGAGACGCAGCTGGGCGGCTGGTACCGGGAACGCGATCTCCTGCCCGGCGGCGCTGAGACCGTCATCGGCGCCCACAGTGCCCTGCACGAGACTGTCGACCGCATCATGGTCGACACCGGACTGGCCCTTCTGCCCGCTGTCGACCGCTGA
- a CDS encoding AMP-binding enzyme translates to MYRLPGVARVAAVAKHDPDLGERVCAVVVVEPGTDLTLASVRGALTGMQVARYKLPEDLLVLDELPLTKVGKIDKKRLRDIVRNGADSVEEV, encoded by the coding sequence ATCTACCGCCTGCCGGGTGTCGCCAGAGTCGCCGCTGTCGCGAAGCACGATCCGGATCTGGGAGAACGGGTCTGCGCGGTCGTGGTCGTCGAACCGGGCACCGACCTGACCCTCGCATCGGTCCGCGGCGCCCTGACCGGCATGCAAGTGGCCCGCTACAAACTGCCCGAGGATCTGCTGGTCCTGGACGAGCTGCCGTTGACGAAGGTCGGCAAGATCGACAAGAAGCGTCTGCGGGACATCGTCCGAAACGGGGCCGACTCGGTCGAGGAGGTCTGA
- a CDS encoding AMP-binding protein, with the protein MLVVAVSLHPDPVGESVACLRAGIAPVMALPAHRGHELRYLAAHAEVTAIAVPDRLGDFDHQALGREVAAATPSVRLLLVVGGTGGTGGRGGTVGIDATDLRGLAEPADDPAAARARLDRVAPESGDIAVFLLSGGTTGLPKLITRTHDDYEYNARRSAEVCGLDSDDVYLVSLPAGHNFPLACPGILGTLMNGGRVVLARTPDPDKVLPLMAEGVTVTAAVPAVVQRWIDAVASGHHSAPPTLQLLQVGGARLAPEVARRAEPVLGGTLQQVFGMAEGLLNYTRLEDPDDRRIETQGRPMCPDDEILVVDASDNPVPPRQHGRPPHPRPVHPARLLPGRRAQRPRVHPRPRRRSRTSSTACRVSPESPLSRSTIRIWENGSARSWSSNRAPT; encoded by the coding sequence GTGCTCGTTGTAGCGGTCTCCCTGCACCCCGACCCGGTCGGCGAGTCCGTTGCCTGTCTGCGGGCCGGAATCGCTCCCGTGATGGCACTGCCCGCGCACCGCGGTCACGAACTGCGCTACCTGGCCGCGCATGCCGAGGTCACGGCGATCGCCGTACCGGACCGGCTCGGCGACTTCGACCACCAGGCCCTGGGGCGGGAGGTCGCCGCAGCCACGCCGAGCGTTCGGCTGCTGCTCGTCGTGGGCGGCACGGGCGGCACGGGTGGCAGGGGTGGCACGGTCGGCATCGATGCGACGGATCTGCGCGGGCTGGCCGAACCGGCCGACGACCCGGCCGCCGCACGGGCCCGGCTCGACCGTGTCGCCCCGGAGAGCGGCGACATCGCCGTCTTCCTGCTCTCCGGCGGTACGACCGGACTGCCGAAGCTCATCACCCGTACTCACGACGACTACGAGTACAACGCGAGGCGCAGCGCCGAGGTCTGCGGCCTCGACTCCGACGACGTCTATCTCGTGTCGCTCCCCGCAGGACACAACTTCCCCCTGGCCTGCCCGGGCATCCTGGGCACGCTCATGAACGGCGGCCGGGTGGTCCTGGCCCGCACCCCGGACCCCGACAAGGTGCTGCCGCTGATGGCCGAGGGCGTGACGGTCACCGCCGCCGTGCCGGCCGTCGTCCAGCGCTGGATCGACGCCGTGGCCTCTGGCCACCATTCCGCCCCGCCCACGCTGCAGCTCCTGCAGGTCGGTGGCGCCCGCCTCGCCCCCGAGGTCGCCCGCCGCGCCGAACCGGTGCTCGGCGGCACGCTTCAGCAGGTGTTCGGCATGGCGGAGGGACTGCTGAACTACACGCGCCTGGAGGACCCCGACGACAGAAGGATCGAGACGCAGGGCCGCCCCATGTGCCCTGACGACGAGATTCTCGTCGTCGACGCCTCCGACAACCCTGTTCCCCCCCGGCAGCATGGGCGCCCTCCTCACCCGCGGCCTGTACACCCCGCGCGGCTACTACCGGGCCGACGAGCACAACGCCCGCGCGTTCACCCCCGACCGCGGAGGAGGTCGAGAACCTCATCTACCGCCTGCCGGGTGTCGCCAGAGTCGCCGCTGTCGCGAAGCACGATCCGGATCTGGGAGAACGGGTCTGCGCGGTCGTGGTCGTCGAACCGGGCACCGACCTGA